AGTATTTACCGCTGTATCGGAAACTGACTCATATCGTATTCAGGGActatgtgtaaatgtattttaacaaaagAGCCACTATAATGTATGCTTCTTTTAATGTAACGTGCTTTCCTTTCGCCAGAGCTGTGCTGCTAAACTCAATATGCAATACTGCGTGTCacaatacagttttagaaagaTAAACAAGATGGAAATGAACTGAAATCTGCATcctgttatttgtttttgttttttttgtttttggatgatGTACTTCTGGAATGCATAGCCTCACTGTATGATCTGCGactgtacatacatgtatattcaTGTACATAATTAAATCAGTATTACGTGATTGATATTGCTTGTGGAAATGATTTATTTAGGCAATACATTAAAGTATTTATTGCGACAtatgaaaattgtattttcctCTACAGGTGAAGGATTCCACATTTACaaaattatcattataatataatgatatttttaaaatatggttaTATTTATAAAGCGGAAGTTTTCCATGTATAAACGtataaaggatttttttttttttgcctacgaaaacatgaattaaaagATCGAATATTAAACTTGGGAAGGCCTACACTGGCGTAGCTTTGTGCTCTTCTCTGTAAGCAGCCGAAAGTGAATACTCAAGTCCATTATAGAGCAGATAAGGTAATTTCTCCgaattaaaacacagttttagaACAAATCATAATAGTGATTTCGCGTAGGATCCCGAGATTGATgatgtgtgtaaataaatagtTTCTCAAAGCACCTGCGCTtgtccaaaatgaaaatctttgccTTTAATATTAAATACACAACGCCAATTAAATCAGTCAGATGCGGTGAGGGGGGGAGCAATGACTGCGCCCAAACTGCTCGACGAAAAGTGTTGAAAATTCGGAAAGCCAGAGGAAGAATCCATGTAAAACGCATCCTAATAGTTCTCCAGCACGGCATGTGAGCATCCGAGGCGTTCGCTCGGCGTCTAAATAAGCCGGGGTGAGGATGTGAAGTGCCAAATAAAGTTCTCGGCGAATGGCAGGACTTCTGGGAGGAGCCTGGCTGCCAGGAGAGTGAGGTACCCTCTCAGCATCTCTCCCGAGCCAGCGAGGGAGTAGTGCACTTGCCGTGCCGGGGATTGAAAGATGCTCAAAAAATGATGAAGGACCGAAGCGGTGAAATTTGAGAAATCCGGCCAGAAACGGATTCAAGTCCAGATGGACGAACCTCAACTTCTCGCATGAGCCCCAGGACGActgggattgttttgttttgttttctggatgGTGAGTAATACATACAATTTTTATGTAATGGATTATTTCAATTTGTAAAATTTAGTTAGGCTACATAGTAAATTAGTATTAGTTATGGCAGGATGTCAGCACCAAATGCGCAGGATTGGGTGACAGTTTTGAAAATCTTGCTGCATGCGAAAATCTCTCTCAGTGCTCATTCTTGTTTTCTTTAGTCTTAACAGTGACACAGTTCTATTGTTTCCACATTTGTCTTAAATATTCCAACGAGAGTGCACCGTTGAAAGACGGCCAGCTCTCAGTTAGACTGTCACAGTGTCACATACTGATATTTGCTTTACTTGTGAACACAGAGTCGATCTCATGAATCTAGCTGCTTGACTGCCCCTCTGCACCGCCAACATGCCAGTTCTGGACAGAGAGCCCTCCAAGGATTCAGGGGGCGGAGATGTAAATGTCTTGTATTTAACTTATATGGATATAGAATTAATTTCACTGGAATATGCATTAGATAAATCATGTTTTGCAATCAATTAGGAAggtaaaaaaatctaataataaGAAATATTAATAAGAATGTGACGTATGTATGAGATTCTATAAGAATAATGGATatgatttgatattttaattaacTATTCTCTTATTTTTCAGTCAAGTGAAGTGTTTTTGGCCAGAAATTGTTCTCAGTtcaaaattacaattatttattataaatcaTTATTTATCTAAAGTATTTTCATGTTAAAGTGATGTAATGCATGGGTCAGAGGACATGCGGAAGTTTTAAGCTGATGTGTTGtcacaaatttaatttaaaaaaaaataaaaaattgtgacGAGAGTTTGCTGAGATTTTCTTCCCCCACACTGTTCAGGGTCTGCCGAAGCTGCCGCTCCCGACCCTGAAAGACACACTGGACACATACCTGAGGTGCATGAAGCACCTGCTCACAGAGGAACAGTTTAATAAGACCCAAAACACAGTGAAGCAGTTCGGAGCCCCTGGAGGGGTAGGGGAGCTACTACAGAGCAAACTcatggagaggagggaaaacaagGCAAACTGGGTAAGTAAAATCAACTGGTCAAGAGCCGCACAATTATGATGTGTGCGAGTCATTTAAAATCCCAAAACCAATTGTTTTCAACTAGCAACACTAGTGATAGTGATAGACTGAAGCCTACGGatgctcttttattttaaagttcagACAAACTCTTCAGTCAATAACACTGGGGTAAGAATACACAGTTTCAATGGGCCCAGACCAgtgatttttgaaaaactgactATAAATCAAATTCTAGTTCTGTTTTACACCACGAACATTACggatgtaaacaaaccttttaCAGCATAGGAAAACATTTACAGACTTATAGAGCCATGTGTGTCGACTTATCAAGTCCAAACTGGTGGCCTCTTTGTGCTGGATGTAGTACTCCCTCTTTATTCACTATTAGAACACTATTACGATTAGATTTGACCTTTGACTGAGTCCCTCCGTTTCTTATTGTAGGTGTATGACTACTGGCTGAACGACATGTACCTCAACAACAGACTGGCTCTGCCCGTCAACTCCAGTCCTGCGATGGTCTTCCCACAGCAGAACTTCAGGGCTCCTATCGACTGTTTAAGGCATGAGACACACTGTGCAACCAGGACAAATGAGTCATGAGAAAAACCTCACAGTGTAACACAATAAGACGGGGCAGTcaaatatattcagtatataTCCAGCAGTGgaagtgagatttttttttttccagcatcgTCCCTTGTTACCCAGCCTCTATAACAGACACTGTAAAGGAACAAGCTGTAACTGCCATGCATTGTAAACATCAAACAGTTATCtctttacagaaaataattgttcattACAGCATGACGGCTTATGAAATGATAGCGAACTGTATAAATTACTCAGACACCGGCTTTGATCGATTATAGAAAACTGAACACTTCCTTGCTGCACATTGACAGATAGGGTCATTACCCAGAACCCCCCCGAGGGCTTAGAGGCCAAGCCAGGCTACCGGTGGCAAGGTTAGTGGACAATGAAGGCTCATAAAGCATTTATGCTGTTAAGTGTGACACAGCTACACTATAAATCAAAAATTAGGCCAAATGCAAACAATTAACACAACAAGTACAGAGAGTACACATGAGAAGGATTGACCAAGTACAATACATGTATGTGTGGGGTTTGAAGTATTTAAcaaagtaatgtttttgtttgtttttttatcctaGGTTTGCTGCACACTTAATTTCTGGAGTTTTGGAGTACAAAACTCTTCTTGATGTGTAAGTCAATGCGCAAGGAGAGCACAAATAGTTGGCAGTATGTGCAAAAACAGGTGTGACAGCCACgcgtgtctctctgtgtgtgtgtgtgtagacgtGCCCTGCCTGTGGACTACGCCCGGGGCCAGCTGGCTGGAACTCCTCTGTGTATGGAGCAGTACTATCGCCTCTTCACTTCCTACCGCCTGCCGGGGCCCGAGAGGGACACACTGGTGGCCCAGGAGAGTAGCGTGATGCCAGAACCTGAGCACATTATTGTGGCTTGTAAAAACCAGGTCAGACAtagggaaaaacaaaatccagaaTTGGACGAAACAATCCCAACGCAAGCTCCaattactagctttttctggcGATTTCCGCCACATTATATGGCCGTCATAGGCGGATGGAGAGGTGCCTAGTCGCAACGGACATGGATCAGTTTACATGTGGGCGAAGCAATGTCAGGACCTCACATCTGTGTCGGCTAATAAGTTAAGCATAATAATTAATTCTAGACTCTGGCAAtattagtttgacaaaacaatcccaaatCAAGGTCCACTTAATAGCTTGTTCCAGAGATTTCAACCATATGACACGCAGTCTTcatcaaaaggtaaaaaaaaattgtgaagaTCAGGAAAGAACTTTCATGCTTATAAACTAACACAGATGAGAACGCCTTAAAATGCCATGGATGAAATCAGAACAGATCCCCTCCCAAtagacacagagcagagagcaaTGTTTACAGTGACAGTTTCACTTATTTATAATTATTGAACCCCCAGCTTTGCCACTTTGTTGCAGTTCACAGCGGTTATATCACTTATATCAAGAGAATCAAAGGTGCTCAAACCGTAAAACAATGAAAGATGCTAATACCACTGTTAAGAGATAATGGATCaactttttcagcatttttcacatttcaggaGCACTGACTTTATCTACTACTGAATAAAGTGGTTTGGATAATCCGGCTGACGAGTTGGCTTGTTAACAAGCGGTGGGTACAACATTATCATAACTACGAGAAATGTTTACCAGTGCTTTCAAATTTAAGACCCAAGTTTTGATTAACCAGAATTATTCTTTAAGTATTAATATCCTTCGACCATGCACATCCAATCGGACATACGTGTCCATGTCTTTAGGAAACAAATGTCCATACTGCCCACAGCATAGattaatattaaagaaaaaactgaggcaccagtgcactgaaacattttgtgtCCAACCTAAATCTCTGTTCAGTTCTTTGTGCTGGATGTGGTGATCAATTTCCGCCGACTGAACGAAAGAGATCTGTTGACTCAGCTGGAGAAGATAGTCAAGATGGCTGACAGTGAAGAAGAGCGGCTCCCACCTATAGGTCTTCTCACTTCAGATGGGCGGACAGAGTGGGCAGAATCTCGCAGTGTGCTAATGAGAGGTACGTTTTGATTAgaggttttatattttctgataaaaaaaaccctaaagtCAAGTGGATCTCAGTGTTTCCAAATCTGTCCGTACCactaaattgacatttttttttttttaaacttattgtGCTCTAGAGTCTACTAACAGGGACTCTCTGGACATGATCGAGCGTTGTATGTGCCTGGTTTGTCTGGATGACTCCAGCGGTTCTGTGCTAAATGACACCACACGAGCCATGTTGATGCTGCACGGAGGCGGAGTGGCCAAGAATGGTGGCAACCGCTGGTATGACAAGCCCATGCAGGTCAGTGAGCACAGTTATCCGGTCAAGCCACTTTAATGTTTGTCTCTTTAACTTCTTGCACACTGTGCGTGCCCTGATTTATCTTTGAGGACTGGCTGAAGAGTGGTtattaagaaaaagaagagagaatgaaGTAAGGATAAAAAGACTGAATGGACTGATGCTATACAACAGGATCAATTTACCTCTTAAATTACTGAGAAACATGACAGACATAACTGATGAATAAAAATTCATGTTCCTTTCTCACAGTGCCAAGTGGATGTAATTAGCCAACCCCCTCCCGAATTAAGATTCTACATATAAAGAAAATTCTGATGGAGAGTGGACATTCCCACTGGATTACAAGCCCCTTAGCTTGAGAAATGTCATTAGCATGAACTTTGATGAAGATGTTTTGATGAAGAATTCAGATTACTTGaatgaaatatataattaatatcCACAACCTAGGGAGTTGGACGCTTCCTCTCTAAATAATTTCCTCGCTGCAGGGTGTAAAGTATGGATGGAATGTGTACAAGGGAAAATTAATGAAACTGCGCGTGCAAATGAACTGAATCTTGGATTATACAGCATTGCAGTTTGCTTCAACGCCCCTGAAGATCGCATGACGGTGTCAGTTTGTTGTAGGAGCTGACGGCTGCTGTGGAGTCGTATGTGAACACTCACCATTTGAAGGAATTGTCCTTGTGCAGTGCACAGAGTATCTACTCAAATACATGtaagaaatgaaatgcaattGGATCTTGgaaatgcaaaatgtgtgtgtgatatttggTGGCATATGCTTAGAAAATCCAAATAAGActatcctaaaaaaaaaaaaaaaaaaaaagctaaatgatATTATATTCCCATTTGACATCAGGATTGGCAGCCCATCAAAGCTGGTCAGAGCTGCAAGTGTGAGTGAGCTGCCTGCACCACGCAGACTCCGCTGGAAATGTACTCCAGAGATTCACAAACTCCTCGCCTCTTCAGCCGACACACTCCAGAGGTCTGGCCTCACTGTGCTTTCTATACaatcaaacaaatgaataaatgcttTCGAATCATAACAGAATTTATTCCTATTTGCTCAGGCTGGTGAGAAATCTGGACATGAATGTCCACAAATTCTACGATTACGGGAAAGAGTTCATCAAGAAGCAGAAAATGAGTCCAGACGCCTATATCCAGGTTGCTCTTCAGTTAGCCTACTACCGGTAGGAAAAACCTAGATTTTAACGTACTGATTCTCATGCATCACATTAACCTGGGCATTCAGCCTACAAAGCCCTCTCTTTGTGTGTTACTCTAGATGTCATGGTAGACCAGTGTCAACCTATGAGAGTGCTTCCATACGACGTTTTCAGGAAGGCAGAGTGGACAACATCCGCTCAGCCACACCCGAAGCCCTGGCCTTTGTCAGAGCAATGACTGATCGGATGATCAGCACAAGCGTAAGATGTTGCAGAGTTGATTCTACAGTCAGTCATTCAATCCATCTTAATTGAATGATGCTGCAgagtaaaaacacactgtgaataatgtattgaaaatgtattgacaCTGTTAATGAAGGAGATTTAATAGCCTGTTATTGATTCTCAGTTGTTTACTTCTCCAGGATACAGAAAAGATGGAGATGTTACAAGGTGCCATAACTGCACAGACAAAGTATACTGTTCTGGTAAATACTCCCTGACCTCATCCAGTGATCTACGGTATTACAATGTTGTCTTTGCTTACATGTAATTACATTAACATActtatgcattttgtttttcaggctaTTACAGGGATGGCAATAGACAATCATCTACTAGGACTACGTGAAATTGCACACGAACTGAAGATGGAGAGGCCGGAAATATTCAAAGACGAAGCCTATCTCATCAGTAATCAGTTCATACTCTCTACAAGTCAGGTACCtgattttaaaacatcaaactgAAACCATACAAAATCAAAAACGTATTAGGGTGGAACCAATTTTACAAATGAGGTTCAGTTTACCTGTCACAGGAGCACTGTTCATCCTGTGAAAACACTTCTATAGTCCTCCGTGGCTCTGAAGGAGCTTTCTAAAGTCTGAAAACATAACCCAGATAATGCTTTCTCCGCTTGTGCTGAgacttaaaatttttaacagaaagcctctGCTAcaaactgagagagacagacactaTTTGACTGCATTATGGGAAGAgatccagcatttttggagcttgactcaTACTACAGACTAAAATTCCGGATGTCTCGGCCTCAGCCATCTCAATTTTGACCACTCTGTTCTTTTACTTATGAGAGGCCCAATTTTATGGAAGTGCAGTATTAAATTGCTGGAGCAGCCCCGTCAGTGAGCACATTCCTGTCTTGTTTGTATTGTATAGCGTTTCTATAATGTGAAACTAAAGAGATGTTTTCAATAAATTGCCATTTTAAGTCAATTTAGGTTTACTTTGTGTAACTGACAGTTCTATAGTTAGTTAATAGTCTTATCTGAATCTTTCCAACTACAGCAGTATTTGAGTACAATAGTGAAATTGTAAGTACACTACTGAAGCATTCCCTCTTCCCTCAGGTCCCGACTACTGTTGAGATGTTCTGCTGCTATGGTCCCGTGGTTCCAAATGGATATGGAGCGTGCTACAATCCTCAGTCAGACCACATTATCTTCTCTGTGTCCAGTTTCCGCGAGAGCCCGCAGACATGTTCAGCAGAATTTGTCAAGTGTCTGGTTCAGGGACTCCTGGACATGAGGGATCTGTGCAATAAATGCAACTGCGATTCCAATCCAATCGAGCAAGGGAAGGGTCAGAcactggagacacacacacaaacggaaacaaactggcaaaacaaaacaccgcACAGACCACCTGACTTGACCAAGTCTCAACAAACACTGCCACAGGTTCTGGTGAAGACACCAGACCAGACTAAGGCGGAGGCCCAAACCCAGACTTCATCACAGGGAAAGCCACAATCTTTGAAGAACGGAAGTAAATCATAGGAAACTGTCAGTGCCACTGAAAATAATGGTGGtgtgattttaaatgtgtgtttttgtgctgcaaTGTACTTCTCGAGTCATTCACAAAACATACACTGTAACTGTGATACAAAATGTTATGTGAAGCTGTTGTGCTGTATACAGTGTTGTTAAATGTATCCAGTGCTGACGATCATCTAATCTACTTATTCTTGGAGAATATTAGAATTGTTTGGTTATTGAGGCCTGTCAGTCAGCCTGACAGGGCAAACGTAGTCTGTGAGTTACGACAAATGGCTGATTGTCTCAGTACATGTCAATCTGCAAAATCGCATGCTGCTCTCTAACGATTTTCTGAAGATTATGGTACATTGTGAAACTCCAATCTTCTATGcaatttccatttattttgtccTCATAAATTGTTGTCTATTGCACTAACAATACATGTGGTATTACTAAAACATCTGTTCACAAAAGTATCCTTTTATAAAATCATTAGACATTCAGTTCATACTGTACTCTCGTCTACATGCTAGGACTGgtactgtatttgtgtatataaaaagaagaagcaaTTGACTAAGATTTTCAAGGGATACTTAGTTTAGTTTATCAAAGTATGTTAAGTGTGATCAACTGTGTATTTGTAAAATTATGTGCAGAATAGcaattaagttatttatttttgtatgataTAACCTAGTGTTAgacaatgtaaatgtaaatttgaaaattacGTATATGAAACTTACTGAACAGAGGTGATCACTGTGTTTATGACTGTCAAATTGTATTTATAGAGTATAGTTGGagattaaaacaaagaaaccaaaataaattgaaaacttCTGTTAATTTTCCTGTTTACAGATCAATAACgtgtttgggtttttaaaaatctactcTGATTGTGTTGATTATGAAAAAACGTCGCCCTACACTCATATCCACTTTGTGCACATTGAAGGTGCTGAAGCTACAGATCCTGCCAGTGTTGATCATGTCAGTTTATGGACCAGGATACAcctgtttgattaaaaaaaatccaccccCTTGATTGATTTTCATCACCTTTTCCCTCTTCATAATTACAACTTTCTgtcaaattagtttttttttacagggatAATGCTCTTTGATCAACATTACCGTAATTGTaccagtatcagtatcagtcaAAAGACtaatatcattaattaattcattaatttcaattttgtcctactatatatatgtacactATACATAGATATGCATGGGTTGCCAGATTTGACTGAAGCCAAATGAGAGCCTAAAACCAGCTCAGTCGAACTTTtactatacatatacacatatgagctttttttttcctacaaagtCTTTTGGATAATGCTCCATTAAATGTTAAAGGTGCTCACGTCTATCAACAAATGTAAACTCTTACAAGAAACAGGAAGTATATTGTTGCCGTGGATTCAGTGAGGTTTCTTTTATGTATGTTTGGTTACATTTTGGAACAGTAAGAGCGGCGAGTTCGCTGTTAACAGCTCCTGTTTGCCATGTACCATTATACGTTCTGacaacaatcaatcaatcaattactCTGATACTAGAGGAAACTTAAAAGCGTGGTGGTGATTCTCAGGTAAGTTCCAGAGTTATAAGGAGACCCCCCCCCTTGATTTCCAGGTGGGTTTatggacttgttttttttttttgctatggACATCGGAGATGCTGACGTACTCGTAAAGTTTAACTCACACTGAAACTTAAAAATCATTGGATCaaatctgtgtgttcagatttgacgGAGTTGGGGCTCGGACATTTGAGATCACCTGAGTagccactgctgctgccgcGACCGCGGACCGTGTCGATACTCGGGCCAAACTACAACATCTAACCTCCGGCTGTTTTCAGCCCCATGTTTGCCCCCGGTCTCTGGCCCTGACGGTACAACCGCCAGCCCGAATCGAACTCAGGCGCCCAGCTAAAGGAAAAAGTAGCCGAACCGTCCGGCAACACAGGCGCGTTGGCTCGATTGTTAACAGTTTGTTTGGTTTAACAAGTGGAGCAGACGGGATTCCGGGACCGCTGTCGGTAAGGAGGCCGCGATGGCAACAGGCGTACTGCGTGAGAGTCACCCCGGTGGCCACAACAAACGCGCGGGTGACACTTGGCTACGGACCTCACGAATCCAGCGGAGTTGTACAACACGGGCCCTTCCGCCTGCAGGGTCTCCAGCGTAGGTGTCTTGTCCCATCCGACTCCCATGAGGAGGCCCCCCCCATGTCTTCTCCCTCCCTTGCTGTTTTGGGCGAGGTCAGACGCTGTCCGCCCAGTGTGTCTGCGGCCGCTCCGGCAGCGCGCGGGCACCGGCGCGTCCTGGAAGAGGTGCGCGACCGGAACACGGTGGAGCTCGCGGTCAACGGGGAGCTCGTCTTCACATGTCAGTGTAGAGCAGCTGGAGTTTGGGGAGTTTGGTTTTCCTTTGACTGAAAGCGGAGACTACGTGTTGCCTTACACTGATTATAACTGTGTGATGTTACAGTCTGGCAACCCGTCGTGCCTCTGCCCCGAAGGTGGAGATGGGAAACTGGACCGTGTTTGCAATAAGGCTTTTGCTGCTGTAGAGGACGCTTACTGAAGATAACAGAGCCTggcattaaatttaaaaaaaaaataataataataatataagcTACAGTTGATGCAAAGCATATTCTTAAATCATGTTTATGTAGTTGCCACAAACTAAgggacacacagaaaacctgggAACAGTTAATAAAATTTCAGCATAAGTCTCTATGGAAAATAATGAATCAGCCTTGTGTAGACCACCCTGTGCACTTTACTTTGGAGGCAACAGGATACATACATGATGCACAGAAGGGGATAGATGAGGAATCAATAGGTGCCAGAAATCATTTTCTCCCCCTTAATAGATTGGTCCATCTATAAGTTTTGCACCTATGTATTTGTttcataaacttttttttttccacaaataaaaCCTCTAGCATCACATGCAACTAAAGATCATGATCAAATCACATTATTGaacttaaatacattttattgcataTTTCATTATTCCAAGTTTAAGTGCAATCCCATCAAATTTTGCATAGGTTTCAGTACCCACAAAGAAATAtcgatgttttttttggtttcattaaTAAAGTACAATACATAAATctaaaaagtcaataaatatgtaaaatgatGTTTGTGAATGGCTTATGGTTAAATCTAAGTGGAAAAGGAAAGCTACAGTATAGTTCAACAGGAAGCATAAT
This region of Xiphias gladius isolate SHS-SW01 ecotype Sanya breed wild chromosome 11, ASM1685928v1, whole genome shotgun sequence genomic DNA includes:
- the chata gene encoding choline O-acetyltransferase, coding for MPVLDREPSKDSGGGDGLPKLPLPTLKDTLDTYLRCMKHLLTEEQFNKTQNTVKQFGAPGGVGELLQSKLMERRENKANWVYDYWLNDMYLNNRLALPVNSSPAMVFPQQNFRAPIDCLRFAAHLISGVLEYKTLLDVRALPVDYARGQLAGTPLCMEQYYRLFTSYRLPGPERDTLVAQESSVMPEPEHIIVACKNQFFVLDVVINFRRLNERDLLTQLEKIVKMADSEEERLPPIGLLTSDGRTEWAESRSVLMRESTNRDSLDMIERCMCLVCLDDSSGSVLNDTTRAMLMLHGGGVAKNGGNRWYDKPMQFVVGADGCCGVVCEHSPFEGIVLVQCTEYLLKYMIGSPSKLVRAASVSELPAPRRLRWKCTPEIHKLLASSADTLQRLVRNLDMNVHKFYDYGKEFIKKQKMSPDAYIQVALQLAYYRCHGRPVSTYESASIRRFQEGRVDNIRSATPEALAFVRAMTDRMISTSDTEKMEMLQGAITAQTKYTVLAITGMAIDNHLLGLREIAHELKMERPEIFKDEAYLISNQFILSTSQVPTTVEMFCCYGPVVPNGYGACYNPQSDHIIFSVSSFRESPQTCSAEFVKCLVQGLLDMRDLCNKCNCDSNPIEQGKGQTLETHTQTETNWQNKTPHRPPDLTKSQQTLPQVLVKTPDQTKAEAQTQTSSQGKPQSLKNGSKS
- the c11h10orf53 gene encoding UPF0728 protein C10orf53 homolog, coding for MLTYSGADGIPGPLSVRRPRWQQAYCVRVTPVATTNARVTLGYGPHESSGVVQHGPFRLQGLQRSVSAAAPAARGHRRVLEEVRDRNTVELAVNGELVFTCQCGDGKLDRVCNKAFAAVEDAY